The following coding sequences are from one Bacteroidales bacterium window:
- a CDS encoding PKD domain-containing protein — protein MKTHNLLSKTIIMLLLAWQSMAIAQNQSILLPFSGDTYPATGSKTLNFINSTNPVISTLPKHIFYTDVNQTIEGDPHDEGDLHAPATDPNNLYLFNEKYLGQHPMFAQTVVHDKDGNILFSIIDYNIYNRYGEYFSLANDFQLDYYLTRFINPTSAYTSLDPEIVVFPIYKEEEGGAPACYKYGIIYSFFTRTNSISFGICYRTLQYVNDQEIVLSDPISLNQTFQDAIVNFVGFSPGGWCDDESHRNLAIVEIGNNEHMLFIRLWHFLCAVKIFDNGMIADNIHVENILQGMYVQEQKNQPASEMEAVFYNNYFYVGLGSCYKNPDNPVSGSYAHVCILKFDNNLSLESGYPINHWMPQGNSSPERIKGLEFSPNCDRLFVTYSGQNNLYAINTSGAISNTIMNNPDFTADLYQYSEIETGADGNLYYLHAENNETGGISQYNPNSNQWATNDLQGVNKVYFSHDYGQVGDPDAKILLFQDQRDYGDYSLYFNNMSQSCCIDHIYYSNWPNMEDDAIWDMATNPFPDFNGVVRINEDVVVPAGRELTIRNMIFKFSAGKKLIVEPGAKLVLDNSTMTSVDDCGLHNLWQGIEVQGNSTLSQYPQLVGGSWVLDQGKVEIINGSTIENAVCGIKTINADGTASGGIIRANDATFHNCKTAIEFMPYQNHHPTNPTLKLTNFSLISQCTFETDDNLYAQGAEPVAFISLAGVQGVKIYGNTFTNTITQNYINRGIGILSTYSSFYLLPVCTSQMYPCPEENYKKNTFNGLQYGVWASSPASQFNIKIKNCIFTRNFGSISLNGITNAEVIDNYIDVGPRSFSGDAPWDLSYGLMLEQCTGYTVEENNFLTNDNGSYGVIVRNSGPSPNIIYRNTFDGSIIPFHVEGKNGFSSMILRSDNGDIALPTFSGLVLKCNDFQGTNNELWDIEIPWGSISPFQGSCYNDQTPAGNQFDHPVGPYGRIAVNYYVSPFTYFHHSDQITTPYISSFFINSYHVITLNPCGPMSENTCLSNFSNCNPVCLINNINFYSSVLAPWKNQIIKGNNQNLLNRVMTVNTAGGISFAALRDTLLRVSPYVSDTILIAAIEKYDTLEPEMLKDIIVANSPLTYKVKTVLDTKALPDRVKQAIDSVQNGISARNELEAKISDTAMLMGLAENELMRQYMNDTTIVGIDSVISYFLQKKDNISRKILVQAYYSKGDSSNLILALDSLRLQTIDDTLFKEFYSLMADFCTNKNLLYNIDSIQEQTIRNIASSKTEATVFAQTVLAMVYKEIPSIELEKIYIPDSLSIHGYLRSDSLCSGLPLAGDTIFLLDADTNRITFLTPVITDSAGYFAFYLPELLQLSDNASYGFGTTYAAPVKNFELKTIEQWIAASPLNLTLRKTEADFIYDTIRCYAGSVHFTSIVTDGKKPYTYSWDFGNDSVSTSPNPAMLFDTTGAYHVTLVVSSTDGCTDTVDKTVIVNPLPEITITTSDSTICKGDSAILTGSGGATYLWSTSDTSAVITIAPDLTTTYTVTVTSAEGCTNTASFTITVNSLPTAAINSSDSTICAGDSVTLTASGGVTYLWNTADTTAAIIVVPNTTTTYTVTVTSTEECIDSANKTVTVNILPTAAITPASSSICTGDSVTLTASGGVTYLWNTADTATVITVVPDSTTTYKVTVLSAEGCEDSDTATITIDCASITGRTMYAGKANVNTAPNPPTYNSRTYDINKEIVILKNQSGTEIARDTSDANGAFSFTNVDNGTYTLFYDKYTADTMQWCNNVNAVDIALIKYLIASDTTTDPSRNFSRIYKKSADVDNNGTVDSIDRARIQAKVAFPSDPTKNFPKGNWVNLDTTVIVNGANLNVTIPVISYGDYNASSSKYKDSANTWSQVKSLTDENIITISDESLILNNTGIIAIPLQISSSLDDFAAMSLELFYPKEKFKLVSASMPNTSDSNGVFKINPTLQEIIDNNNDLLVTDDSGIIRVVFATTNFFDVTNNDIMIYLGFRPLYELKSGELNFKLFGTGIITDQYGKEAKDMDYLLMPKIFVQGNHTEAGFDFTGYPNPFNNSTTLTYNLPKNGTVKLRVYNVFGVCVSELVNEEQMSGKHSVVFSAKNQPAGMYSFRLDFTGENDSNCVVLKMIYYK, from the coding sequence ATGAAAACACACAATTTGTTAAGCAAAACAATTATCATGTTGCTTCTTGCATGGCAATCAATGGCAATTGCACAAAACCAGTCAATATTGCTTCCTTTTTCAGGGGATACTTATCCTGCAACAGGATCGAAAACGCTAAACTTCATAAATTCAACGAATCCGGTTATATCAACCTTACCCAAACATATCTTTTATACAGACGTTAATCAGACAATTGAAGGTGACCCACATGATGAAGGAGATTTACACGCACCAGCAACTGACCCAAACAACCTTTACCTTTTCAACGAAAAATACCTCGGCCAGCACCCGATGTTTGCACAAACTGTGGTCCATGATAAAGACGGGAACATTTTATTCTCTATCATTGACTATAATATCTATAACAGGTATGGAGAATACTTTTCTTTAGCTAACGATTTTCAATTAGATTATTATCTGACTCGTTTTATAAATCCAACTTCCGCTTATACAAGCCTTGACCCGGAAATTGTGGTTTTTCCAATTTATAAAGAAGAAGAGGGGGGAGCGCCTGCATGTTATAAATATGGCATAATATACTCGTTTTTTACACGAACCAATTCAATCTCATTTGGTATATGCTATAGAACCCTGCAGTACGTTAATGACCAGGAAATTGTATTATCAGACCCAATTAGTTTAAATCAGACCTTCCAGGATGCTATAGTGAACTTTGTAGGTTTTTCGCCTGGCGGGTGGTGTGATGATGAGTCACATAGGAACTTGGCAATTGTGGAAATTGGGAACAATGAACATATGTTATTTATTCGTCTGTGGCATTTTCTGTGTGCAGTTAAGATATTTGATAACGGAATGATTGCCGACAATATTCACGTTGAAAATATCTTACAGGGCATGTATGTACAAGAACAAAAGAATCAGCCAGCTTCTGAAATGGAAGCCGTTTTTTATAATAATTATTTCTATGTCGGTTTGGGGTCTTGTTATAAAAACCCTGACAACCCTGTAAGCGGCAGCTATGCTCATGTTTGTATCTTGAAATTCGATAATAATTTAAGCTTAGAAAGCGGTTATCCGATTAACCATTGGATGCCACAGGGGAACAGCTCGCCGGAACGCATCAAGGGGCTTGAGTTTTCACCGAATTGCGACAGGCTGTTTGTTACTTACTCGGGTCAAAACAATTTGTATGCAATTAATACATCCGGTGCTATAAGCAACACCATTATGAATAATCCAGATTTTACTGCCGACCTTTATCAATACTCTGAAATTGAAACGGGCGCTGATGGAAATTTGTATTATTTACATGCTGAAAATAACGAAACCGGTGGAATTTCTCAGTATAACCCAAATTCTAATCAGTGGGCAACAAATGACCTGCAGGGGGTGAATAAGGTATATTTCTCACATGATTATGGCCAGGTTGGAGATCCGGATGCAAAAATACTTCTTTTTCAGGACCAGAGGGATTATGGGGATTATTCTCTGTATTTTAATAATATGAGTCAAAGCTGCTGTATTGATCATATTTATTACAGCAATTGGCCTAATATGGAGGATGATGCAATATGGGATATGGCAACCAATCCATTTCCTGACTTTAATGGCGTGGTTCGTATCAATGAGGATGTGGTAGTTCCCGCAGGCCGCGAGCTTACTATCAGGAATATGATATTTAAGTTTAGTGCCGGGAAAAAGCTGATAGTTGAACCTGGGGCAAAACTGGTACTTGATAATTCTACGATGACATCAGTTGATGATTGTGGTCTTCATAACCTCTGGCAGGGAATCGAAGTACAGGGCAACAGTACCCTAAGCCAATATCCGCAGTTAGTAGGTGGTAGTTGGGTTTTGGATCAGGGGAAAGTAGAGATAATAAACGGTAGTACCATCGAAAATGCGGTATGCGGTATTAAAACAATAAATGCTGACGGCACTGCTTCCGGCGGAATAATCCGTGCTAATGATGCAACATTTCATAATTGTAAAACAGCCATTGAATTTATGCCCTATCAGAACCATCATCCGACAAACCCCACCTTGAAATTAACGAACTTCAGTTTAATTAGCCAATGCACCTTTGAAACCGATGATAACCTTTATGCACAGGGCGCTGAGCCAGTAGCTTTTATTTCTTTAGCAGGCGTGCAGGGTGTAAAAATATATGGGAATACCTTTACGAACACCATCACACAAAACTACATCAACCGCGGTATAGGCATTTTGAGCACCTATTCGAGTTTTTATTTATTGCCTGTTTGTACATCACAGATGTATCCTTGTCCAGAGGAAAATTATAAAAAGAATACATTTAATGGCCTGCAATATGGGGTATGGGCAAGTTCACCGGCTTCACAATTTAATATTAAAATAAAAAATTGTATTTTCACTCGTAATTTCGGGAGTATTTCACTAAATGGAATAACCAATGCGGAAGTAATTGATAATTACATAGATGTCGGGCCAAGGTCTTTTTCAGGTGATGCGCCTTGGGACTTGTCGTATGGTTTGATGTTGGAACAATGCACAGGATATACTGTTGAAGAAAATAATTTTTTAACCAATGACAATGGTTCCTATGGTGTAATTGTAAGGAACTCGGGTCCTTCTCCGAATATAATTTATAGAAATACTTTTGATGGTTCTATTATACCTTTTCATGTGGAAGGAAAAAATGGTTTTTCTTCAATGATATTGCGCAGTGATAACGGAGATATTGCGTTACCTACTTTTTCCGGGTTGGTATTAAAGTGTAACGATTTTCAAGGTACAAATAATGAACTTTGGGATATTGAAATACCATGGGGTAGTATTTCCCCTTTCCAGGGAAGTTGTTATAATGATCAAACACCGGCAGGAAATCAATTTGACCATCCTGTTGGTCCTTATGGAAGAATAGCTGTAAACTATTATGTTTCACCTTTCACCTATTTTCATCATAGCGATCAAATTACGACTCCTTATATTTCGTCGTTTTTTATTAATTCATATCATGTTATTACATTAAATCCTTGCGGACCAATGTCGGAAAACACATGCCTTTCAAATTTCTCGAACTGTAATCCAGTCTGCTTAATAAATAATATTAATTTCTATTCAAGCGTATTGGCGCCTTGGAAGAATCAAATTATCAAAGGCAACAATCAAAATTTATTAAACAGAGTAATGACGGTTAATACAGCCGGAGGAATATCGTTTGCAGCATTAAGAGATACACTTTTGAGAGTTTCTCCGTATGTGTCGGATACTATCCTTATTGCTGCCATTGAAAAATATGACACCCTCGAACCGGAAATGTTGAAAGATATCATAGTTGCAAATTCACCGCTTACTTATAAAGTAAAAACGGTATTGGATACAAAGGCATTGCCCGATAGGGTAAAACAAGCAATTGATTCAGTTCAAAATGGTATTTCTGCAAGGAACGAACTGGAGGCGAAGATATCAGACACCGCCATGCTGATGGGATTAGCGGAAAATGAACTGATGCGGCAATATATGAATGATACCACAATAGTTGGAATTGATAGTGTTATTTCGTATTTTTTACAAAAAAAAGACAATATTTCAAGAAAGATTTTGGTACAAGCTTATTATTCAAAAGGAGACAGTTCAAATTTAATTTTGGCATTGGATTCCCTGAGATTGCAAACAATTGATGACACTCTGTTCAAGGAATTCTACAGCCTGATGGCAGATTTTTGTACTAACAAAAATTTATTGTATAACATTGATTCAATACAGGAACAGACGATAAGAAATATTGCATCTTCTAAAACAGAAGCGACCGTTTTTGCACAAACTGTGCTGGCAATGGTTTACAAAGAAATTCCTTCAATAGAATTAGAAAAAATATATATACCAGATAGCCTTAGCATTCATGGGTACCTTAGGAGCGACAGTTTATGCAGCGGATTACCCTTAGCCGGTGATACTATTTTTTTATTGGATGCAGATACCAACAGGATAACTTTTTTAACACCTGTTATAACAGATAGTGCAGGCTATTTTGCATTTTACCTGCCAGAACTCTTACAATTGAGTGATAACGCATCATATGGCTTTGGCACAACATACGCAGCGCCTGTAAAGAACTTTGAATTGAAAACCATCGAACAGTGGATTGCGGCAAGTCCTTTAAATCTGACACTAAGGAAAACCGAGGCAGATTTTATTTATGATACAATACGATGCTATGCAGGCAGTGTCCATTTTACCTCAATCGTTACAGACGGAAAAAAACCATATACGTATAGTTGGGATTTCGGCAACGACAGCGTTTCGACGAGCCCAAACCCAGCCATGCTCTTTGATACTACAGGGGCTTATCATGTTACACTTGTAGTTTCAAGTACAGACGGATGTACTGATACTGTTGATAAGACGGTTATTGTAAATCCTTTACCTGAAATTACAATAACGACATCAGATTCAACTATCTGTAAAGGAGATAGTGCAATATTGACTGGCTCCGGTGGTGCAACTTATTTGTGGAGTACTTCAGATACATCAGCGGTTATTACTATTGCCCCCGATTTAACTACCACATATACGGTAACAGTTACAAGTGCGGAAGGATGTACTAATACTGCAAGTTTTACAATTACTGTAAATTCTTTACCCACCGCTGCAATTAATTCATCAGATTCTACAATTTGTGCCGGGGATAGTGTAACTTTGACTGCATCGGGAGGTGTTACTTATTTATGGAACACGGCTGATACTACAGCAGCAATTATTGTTGTCCCCAATACAACTACCACATATACCGTAACCGTGACAAGCACAGAGGAATGTATAGATTCAGCAAACAAAACCGTTACTGTAAATATTTTGCCGACTGCTGCAATAACTCCGGCATCTTCATCTATATGCACCGGGGATAGTGTAACATTAACTGCATCGGGAGGTGTTACTTATTTATGGAACACCGCTGATACAGCGACAGTTATTACTGTTGTCCCCGATTCAACTACTACCTATAAAGTAACAGTGCTAAGTGCAGAAGGATGTGAAGACAGCGATACTGCAACGATTACAATTGATTGTGCCAGTATCACCGGGAGAACCATGTATGCAGGAAAGGCAAATGTCAACACGGCGCCTAACCCGCCAACATATAACTCAAGAACTTATGACATTAATAAAGAAATTGTAATACTGAAGAATCAGTCAGGCACCGAAATAGCCCGTGACACCTCGGATGCAAACGGCGCTTTTTCATTTACTAATGTGGATAATGGCACTTATACTTTGTTTTATGACAAATACACCGCAGATACGATGCAGTGGTGTAATAATGTGAACGCAGTGGATATAGCCTTGATCAAGTATTTAATTGCCAGTGATACCACTACAGACCCTTCGAGAAACTTCTCAAGGATATATAAAAAATCGGCGGATGTTGACAATAACGGTACCGTGGATTCAATTGATAGAGCAAGAATACAAGCCAAGGTAGCTTTCCCCAGCGATCCTACTAAAAACTTTCCAAAGGGAAACTGGGTGAATCTGGATACAACGGTTATCGTTAATGGCGCTAACCTTAATGTGACAATTCCTGTCATCAGCTATGGCGATTACAATGCTTCCAGCAGTAAATACAAAGATTCTGCTAATACATGGTCGCAGGTAAAATCTTTAACAGATGAGAACATTATCACTATTTCTGATGAAAGCCTGATACTTAATAACACCGGAATAATAGCAATCCCCCTTCAAATAAGCTCATCGCTGGATGATTTTGCTGCCATGAGTCTGGAATTATTTTATCCAAAAGAAAAGTTTAAATTAGTGAGTGCTTCTATGCCAAACACCAGCGATAGCAATGGGGTGTTTAAGATTAATCCTACCTTACAAGAAATTATTGATAATAACAATGATTTGCTGGTAACGGATGATAGCGGGATCATCAGGGTGGTGTTTGCCACAACTAATTTCTTTGATGTTACCAATAACGATATTATGATCTACCTTGGATTCCGCCCGCTTTATGAGCTGAAATCGGGAGAGCTAAATTTTAAACTATTCGGAACAGGAATAATTACAGACCAATATGGTAAAGAGGCAAAAGATATGGATTACCTTTTGATGCCCAAAATTTTCGTTCAGGGTAATCACACTGAAGCCGGGTTTGACTTTACGGGCTACCCAAATCCATTTAACAACAGTACAACGTTAACCTATAATTTACCTAAAAACGGAACGGTAAAACTCAGGGTTTATAATGTCTTTGGCGTATGTGTTTCCGAACTTGTAAATGAGGAACAAATGAGTGGAAAACACAGCGTTGTTTTTTCTGCAAAGAACCAACCGGCAGGTATGTATTCCTTCCGACTTGATTTTACCGGTGAAAACGATTCAAATTGTGTGGTATTGAAGATGATTTATTATAAATAA
- a CDS encoding T9SS type A sorting domain-containing protein, with amino-acid sequence GISGFEKIIHLNLTCIVYPNPCKGILNIQMNNFSGNDFLIELFNINGQLVHAEKYENNNSTSNQLNLTNYPKGFYLLRICANNQTIIKKIIYY; translated from the coding sequence ATGGTATTTCTGGATTTGAAAAAATAATCCACCTTAATTTAACGTGCATCGTATATCCAAATCCTTGTAAAGGGATTTTGAATATTCAGATGAATAACTTTTCAGGCAATGACTTTTTAATAGAATTATTTAATATTAATGGTCAACTTGTTCATGCTGAGAAATATGAAAATAATAATTCAACATCTAATCAATTAAACCTCACAAATTATCCCAAAGGCTTTTATCTGTTGCGAATATGTGCTAATAACCAAACAATCATTAAAAAAATTATCTATTATTAA
- a CDS encoding T9SS type A sorting domain-containing protein: MNTKNFLLIATLLLSQIADAQTMFQKHYGGQYDDGGGSVLQTDDGGYIVAAQTFSFGTGTSDIYIIKTDAFGNEIWSKVYGGNGWDAPFGIIPANNTGYIIVGQTSSFGAGASDAFLMKISLNGDSVWFKTYGGIKDDGANSIDICTDSGFIICGTTCSYSNVFSAAYLIKTNSNGDTIWTRTYEEKDYNNASSIITTHDGGFLLAGIAETGGALGADGLVIRTNSNGDTLWMKIYGGLSYDNFSSVCEDNNGNFLLCGTTYNLVSGSYDAYILKINSNGQELWSKTYGGFDVDNAGSIKHTNDNAFIIAGSTESYGVGGKDVLLLKIDQNGDTLWSKTFGGTSDDVAGSVRQTNDNGFIITGYTKSFSANSDVYLIKTDANGYSGFEKIININKTLAVFPNPSNGLFYIKIPESPISNPIVEVYNIQGQRIFENQFFGIISDKIEINIRNNSKGIYIICIKNNNYYKSSKIVIN, translated from the coding sequence ATGAACACAAAAAACTTTTTACTTATCGCAACGCTTTTGCTTTCGCAAATTGCAGATGCGCAAACCATGTTTCAGAAACATTATGGTGGTCAATACGACGATGGCGGAGGCAGTGTTTTACAAACAGATGACGGAGGTTATATTGTCGCTGCGCAAACATTTAGCTTTGGAACTGGCACAAGTGATATTTATATTATTAAAACGGATGCTTTTGGAAATGAAATTTGGTCAAAGGTTTATGGCGGAAATGGTTGGGATGCTCCCTTTGGAATAATACCCGCAAATAACACTGGTTATATTATTGTTGGCCAAACTTCTAGTTTTGGTGCGGGAGCATCAGATGCTTTTTTGATGAAAATTAGTTTAAATGGTGATTCAGTATGGTTTAAAACTTATGGAGGGATTAAGGATGACGGAGCCAATAGTATAGATATTTGCACTGATAGTGGTTTTATTATTTGCGGAACGACTTGCAGCTATTCAAATGTGTTTTCAGCAGCTTATTTAATAAAAACTAACTCAAACGGTGATACTATATGGACAAGAACTTATGAAGAAAAGGATTACAATAATGCAAGTAGTATAATAACAACCCATGATGGAGGTTTTTTATTAGCTGGTATTGCTGAAACGGGGGGTGCACTCGGGGCTGATGGTTTAGTAATAAGAACAAACAGTAATGGCGATACTCTTTGGATGAAAATTTACGGAGGGCTTTCATATGATAATTTTTCTTCAGTATGTGAAGATAATAATGGTAATTTTCTCTTATGTGGAACTACTTATAATTTAGTATCAGGAAGCTATGATGCTTATATCTTAAAAATAAACTCAAATGGACAAGAATTGTGGAGTAAAACTTATGGTGGTTTTGATGTTGATAATGCAGGTTCAATAAAACATACTAATGACAATGCATTTATAATTGCTGGTTCAACCGAAAGCTACGGAGTTGGAGGGAAAGATGTTTTATTATTGAAAATAGACCAAAACGGAGACACCTTATGGTCAAAAACATTTGGTGGAACATCAGATGATGTTGCGGGGAGTGTACGACAAACAAATGATAATGGATTTATTATTACCGGTTACACAAAAAGCTTTAGTGCAAATAGTGATGTGTATCTAATAAAAACAGATGCCAATGGTTATTCCGGATTTGAAAAAATAATAAATATTAATAAAACACTCGCAGTTTTTCCAAATCCTTCAAATGGTTTGTTTTATATAAAAATTCCTGAAAGTCCAATAAGCAATCCTATAGTTGAAGTATATAACATTCAGGGGCAAAGAATTTTTGAAAATCAATTTTTCGGAATTATATCTGACAAAATAGAAATTAATATCAGAAACAATTCCAAAGGCATTTATATTATTTGTATTAAAAATAATAACTATTATAAATCAAGTAAAATAGTTATTAATTAA
- the ffh gene encoding signal recognition particle protein — MFENLSEKFDRAFKIIKGQGHITEINVAESLKEVRKALLDADVSYKIAKNFTEEVKAKALGQNVLTAVSPGQLMVKIVHDELTQLMGNEKSDINIKQNPSVILISGLQGSGKTTFSAKLANYLKTKKNKNPLLVACDVYRPAAIEQLKVLGQQIDVKVFSDTEDNKPVSLAKKAISHAKDMGFNVVIIDTAGRLAIDEEMMNEISNIKKAVNPHEILFVVDAMTGQDAVNTAKAFNDVLNYDGVVLTKLDGDTRGGAALTIRAVVNKPVKFVGLGEKMDAIDVFYPERMASRILGMGDIVSLVEKAQEQFDAEEAQKLQKKIAKNQFNFNDFINQIRQIKKMGNIKDLVGMIPGMDKAMKDVDIDDNAFKGIESIIGSMTPLERENPDIINGSRRKRISLGSGTSIQEVNRLIKQFEDTRKVMRSMSQAGKNPVKQMRNMRQMMRK; from the coding sequence ATGTTCGAGAATCTGAGTGAAAAGTTTGACAGGGCGTTTAAAATTATAAAAGGCCAGGGGCATATTACTGAAATTAATGTTGCAGAGTCGTTGAAAGAAGTGAGAAAAGCATTGCTTGATGCCGATGTTAGCTATAAAATTGCAAAAAATTTCACCGAGGAAGTCAAGGCGAAAGCTTTAGGGCAAAATGTGCTGACCGCTGTTTCGCCCGGGCAACTTATGGTAAAAATTGTTCATGATGAACTCACACAACTCATGGGTAACGAAAAATCAGATATCAACATCAAGCAAAACCCGTCTGTAATTCTGATTTCCGGCCTCCAGGGCTCAGGGAAAACCACTTTCTCAGCGAAACTTGCAAATTACCTTAAAACAAAAAAGAATAAAAATCCCCTTCTCGTTGCTTGTGATGTTTACAGGCCTGCCGCCATTGAACAGTTGAAAGTCCTCGGGCAGCAAATTGATGTAAAAGTTTTCAGTGATACCGAAGACAACAAACCTGTTTCTCTTGCTAAAAAAGCCATCAGCCATGCCAAAGATATGGGCTTCAATGTTGTAATCATTGATACGGCCGGACGCCTTGCCATAGATGAAGAGATGATGAACGAGATATCTAATATCAAAAAAGCTGTAAACCCTCATGAAATTTTATTTGTGGTTGATGCCATGACAGGGCAAGATGCAGTGAACACAGCAAAAGCTTTTAACGATGTGTTGAACTACGATGGTGTTGTCCTGACAAAACTTGACGGGGACACCCGCGGTGGAGCAGCACTCACAATAAGGGCTGTAGTGAATAAACCTGTGAAGTTTGTCGGACTCGGGGAAAAAATGGATGCCATTGATGTTTTCTATCCTGAACGTATGGCCAGCCGCATCCTCGGCATGGGAGATATTGTATCTCTGGTTGAAAAAGCTCAGGAACAATTTGATGCCGAAGAAGCTCAGAAATTGCAAAAGAAAATTGCAAAAAATCAATTTAATTTCAACGATTTTATAAATCAGATACGACAGATAAAGAAAATGGGCAACATCAAAGACCTGGTGGGAATGATTCCAGGAATGGATAAGGCGATGAAGGATGTTGACATTGACGATAATGCTTTTAAAGGAATAGAATCCATCATAGGTTCAATGACACCACTGGAAAGGGAAAACCCTGACATAATTAACGGGAGCAGGCGTAAACGCATATCTCTTGGCAGCGGCACTTCGATACAGGAAGTAAACCGGCTGATAAAACAATTTGAAGACACACGAAAAGTGATGCGCTCCATGAGCCAGGCAGGGAAAAATCCTGTAAAACAAATGAGAAATATGAGGCAAATGATGAGAAAGTAA